From the genome of Spinacia oleracea cultivar Varoflay chromosome 2, BTI_SOV_V1, whole genome shotgun sequence, one region includes:
- the LOC110795850 gene encoding uncharacterized protein: MEEQRQENDAGQPVRVERPPLEKETPTEQQHTPAPRITGDAARLFAAGHTPRHAAEVEVLSEEDEQANCTPLGGHLDPQSGTVMEENPDMPVYVGALRAILAEFQVDMGKTVNAEVQKSMLIYTTTAAANHERPADNRPSLSLRPTNVWTRQTSEDVRRRLPANQALSYLPRRLPQRLVGKTSRGREKPHVEQVHDSESELSDTGSTPVMPDRPLPHPTYTHLSQARPGATRPTLQTRRRESSRREPYSRYQDPVYHIQEGVSNMALGHSTPFADNIMRAPREPKVKLPNIDAYDGTTDPDMHLLVYRHHMYVQGTTDSTWCKYFPGTLKGVASKWFERLPTGTIRSFSELELLFSTRFMAHKEEKKTSMHLSRIQQGKDESLRSYVKRFNLEAGKIPDLPDGVAFDNFIRGLKKGSFKFDLVKKSVRTMAEVLDEAEAFIHATEIYSVPKEPRGSDTAEPAAKKEKFEKKSRPNGTWAIAKESDRAPGAAGQKRSETYDRKRFEYNTDMYTILMDVGSKYEIDRPFPMKLPPESRDPKMYCHFHSDIDMTPKNVRA; encoded by the coding sequence aTGGAAGAGCAACGACAGGAAAACGATGCTGGGCAGCCTGTACGGGTAGAACGGCCACCTCTGGAAAAGGAAACGCCGACCGAGCAGCAGCATACGCCGGCTCCAAGAATCACTGGAGATGCCGCCCGGCTTTTTGCAGCAGGGCACACACCTCGTCATGCCGCCGAGGTGGAAGTGCTCAGTGAGGAGGACGAGCAGGCAAACTGCACTCCCCTTGGTGGGCACCTAGATCCCCAATCAGGCACAGTAATGGAGGAAAATCCAGACATGCCCGTGTATGTGGGAGCCCTACGAGCCATCTTGGCCGAGTTCCAAGTTGATATGGGAAAGACAGTCAACGCTGAGGTGCAGAAGAGCATGTTGATTTACACCACCACTGCAGCTGCCAATCATGAGAGGCCTGCGGATAACAGGCCGTCATTGTCCCTGCGTCCCACGAACGTCTGGACCAGGCAGACGAGCGAGGATGTCAGGAGGCGGCTGCCAGCAAATCAGGCCTTGTCTTACCTACCGCGCCGACTGCCTCAACGGCTGGTCGGCAAAACGTCTCGAGGACGTGAGAAGCCACACGTAGAGCAGGTTCATGAttctgagtctgaactttctgataccgggtcaacccccgtcatgccggatagacctctccctcaccCAACTTACACGCACTTGAGCCAGGCGCGCCCAGGGGCCACTCGTCCAACTCTTCAAACTCGCCGTCGTGAGTCTTCTCGGCGAGAGCCGTACTCAAGGTACCAGgatcctgtgtatcacattcaggagggagTCTCCAACATGGCCTTGGGACAttccaccccttttgcagataACATCATGAGAGCACCGAGGGAGCCCAAGGTTAAGCTGCCCAACATTGATGCCTATGATGGGACTACAGATCCAGACATGCATCTCTtagtttaccggcatcacatgtacgttcaaggaacaactgactcaacttgGTGTAAGTATTTCCCCGGTACtctcaaaggagtagcatctAAGTGGTTTGAGAGGCTTCCAACTGGAAccattcgctctttttcggagctcgagttATTGTTTTCTAcccggttcatggctcacaaggaagaaaagaagacgagcatgcatttgAGTCGAATTCAGCAAGGGAAAGATGAGTCTCTAAGGAGCTATGTGAAAAGATTCAACTTAGAGGCAGGGAAAATTCCAGATTTGCCGGATGGTGTTGCATTTGATAACTTCATTAGAGGGCTTAAGAAGGGCtcattcaagtttgatctggtaaagaaaagtgtGCGAACTATGGCAGAGgtgctggatgaggccgaggcctttATCCACGCAACAGAAATTTACAGTGTCCCGAAAGAGCCTcgaggaagtgataccgctgAGCCAGcggcaaaaaaagagaaatttgAGAAAAAGAGCCGGCCTAATGGGACTTGGGCTATTGCAAAGGAATCAGACCGGGCTCCCGGGGCGGCAGGTCAGAAGAGGTCCGAAACCTATGACAGGAAAcgatttgagtataacacagacatgtacacaattctgatggacgttGGGTCCAAGTATGAGATTGACCgaccatttcccatgaagttgCCACCGGAAAGCAGGGACCCTAAGATGTATTGTCACTTTCATAGTGACATTGACATGACACCAAAGAATGTAAGAGCCTAA